CTGAACCAAATTATGGAAATTATTAATACTTGTGTGTTAATACCCGAATCTGACATTTGGACATATACCCAAATCCGACTAACATAGCAATTATAATCAATACTCAATCACAAATTGCTGATCAgctaaattcaacaaacaaaaAGTTCAAATTTAGCCAAATTTCTCACAACCCAAGTACAACACATCAAAACAGACATAAAATCAGAAGAGGGGAGAAAAAAAATAGACTTACAGGAAGTCGGAGGAGGAGAAGAATGGTGATATGGAGCCAATGGAGGGGCACGGGCAGGAGGAGGGTTAACCGGTTGACCGATCTTAGGGTACATCGAAGAAACATGAGGCGATtgagaggaggaagaagaagacatCTTTTGGTACATGGGTACGTGAGGATCGTAGGGTGAAACGCCTGCTCTGTGTCTGCTTGAATTGTAGTCGTACTCCATTTTTTTTGGGTTTCTTCCTTCTTCAGAAATccaatcaaaaacccccaatttcAATTCCGAATTTCAAACCCTAATTGCTAATTCCTAATTTTGCAGAGGGGTAGCGAGATGGAATTTGGGGATGAATTGTGAATGAATTGCCTGGATGGATCTTTTTCTACATAAATATTTTTGTAAGACTTCCCCtcaaagaaagaaaaggaaaatattgaattgtttactacttgaatttttaattaaagtGTTAATGAGTCGATCCTACTCGTATCCGATTCGAGATCTTAACGAATAAGATTGATTTAATATTTGTTTCGCTCTAAAGCTCGTGAATAGGCTCAAGTATCTCTAATCAAACTGTTTTTTTATACAACAAAAAGTTGGGGTTTGATCTTATAACTAAAGCCAAATTTTTACCACTAGGTGAAGCATtgcttgataaaatttaaaagtTAAATTTCGTATATTTCTTTTGAAAAACAAAAGCTGATGCAAAAGTTACCGTAAGTAGGTAAATTTCATATGAAAGGTTAAAAACAATTAATGCTAGGCTTCAAAATTTTATAACATTACATGTGGCACAAAAATTCCGATAAACAATACATTATACACCTGGCTTTATGTGGACTCAAACACTACTTGAAAGTAAGATCAAAGTTAGTTATTCCAGGTGAAGAGAATAAAATCCTTATCGGGTCGTTTTCGACCCTAATTTTACTTGGAGTTATTTGACTGTAATAATTTAGCCCGAATGGTTAAGTACGGTGTAATATTTGGTGTTTGTTTGgtagacaaaaaaaaatatggaaGACTTGAAAAATCACGCGAATTTGAAGATGTAGAATTGTTTAGTTGACAACACATTCTCCATATGTAAATTCCCATAATTATCAGTTCCcttatgtcaaccaaacaacttttaaaatatttgacttGGAATTTCAATTCACATGAAATACAAATTATTACGAAATTTATTTcgcatgtcaaccaaacaagcaCTTTATTCGACATAACAAGGCTAAAAACAAATAAGAACTTATGAActacataattaaaatagatcAAAACTTAAAAAATAATTGTAAAGATAAATTACAAGAAAGTTATGATAATTTACTCTCAAAACTGTATCCGAACTTAAAAAATTTAGATAAATGATCAAGTCATTTTTGGTCGACATAACCCATTAAAAAAAGGTAGAATGAGAGGTGAGGTGGGAAGGTGGGCAAAAGtggcaaaacttcaaaagaagAAACTAGAATAATTAACAAGCAGGAGAAGAAAACACGTGTAATCTCAATGACGTGGCTGATAGCCTGGCAACCTTCTCTCTGCTCTTTCACCTTCTCATTTCCCTCTTTTCTCGCTTTTCCTCTTCCACCCCACCTCCACCTCCTCCTCCACCTTCACCCccacaaaaaaaatcaattaaaataattaattacaaaattaaattaaagaaaaaaccGACAAATTTCCCTCCTTTTTTTTCACCCAGGAAAAATTAATCATACCCAAGTTGTATTCTTTACAAATTAGAGGGTAAAGATTGTATCTTTGTCAATTGTGGTTGTTTTTCTGAGACCCAGGAATAGAAAGAGAAGAACtttctgggttttttttttgttttgtactgtttttgttgCATTCAGGTGAAATTAGGAGGATAATTGCTGTTTTGGATTCAAAAGGTATGTTAATTACTTCATTTTTAGCtcaatttttgttttattttgtacaATTTTGCAATTTGTTTGATTAATTAGCTATTTTCCCATGCCTTTAAGTTTGTTTTTAATTGAAAATTATTGATTCTTGGTGATTTGAGTGCAATATGAAGTTTCTTCTGCCTAGTTTTCTGcttaaattttcagttttgatgtACTTGTGGGTGGGCCCCATTTCACACTTGGACACTTATTACCAGAAATTATGATAATCTTAAAAGTTTATTTGGGAAAGGTAGCTAATTGCTCAATTTTTGTTTTGGAAAATACTGTAGTTTCCCATATAGATTTGGTGCAGTGATTACTGATTGATTAGGGGTTGTAAAATGATTGTCCTTTTAGTAATAGATATAGACATAAAGTCACTTATCGTTGCTCAAACTTTTCAAGGGTTGGGGAAAAAAGTAGTTGGAGAACCTTGAGAAAGAACAATTAGACGGGTTATGGCAGCTTAATGCTCAATTTTTATACTGTAGTTTGTTTTTTTGGTAGTGTAATTGCTCAATTTGAATATGGAAGCAATTGACTGAATGTGTAGAATGCATTGAATTTTATCGCAGCGACAATAACGCCACAAATACGAGCATTCGACAGTTGCTAGCTCCTATGATTTGAACTAATATGTGATAATTTGTGGGGAGCATGTACCTATGGAAAGAAAGTTTTGAAATTTTAGTACTACTTTAGTTGTGAATTTGGTGAAAGTGAGACAACCTTTTCAGATTTCTGGTTCCCACATACTGTTGAAGCTTCAAAACTACTTCTTAATGAGTATTAAGTTTTAGTAAACGTCCGAGCCTTTGTTTCAGGCTTCTGGTTCATGGGTTCTATTTTGTATAGAGGGAAAGAGTCACTGTTACTTGGGGTTTAAACCATAATGAACCAAAAAGAAATTGGCATACTATATTGTTTATACCCCCCTCGTCATGCTTAGAGCGTAGACTTGATTAATGGTATTAGAGTAATGTTTGGTGATGATGTTAATGTGCATATCCAACACTAAAGTTTCTCTAGAACTAATTACACATGCTAAAAAGCAATAGGCCATAGGATAGGCTATGCTTACGGaagatgataaaaaaaaattgattcttCAAATGCAATTAAAGATGATGGGAAAATCCGATTCTACTGTGGGTTTTTGATTGGTGAAAGTGATTATGAATGTTACAAACTTATGAGTTATGTGATGCTTTCACTCCCTATAGACTATCGAGTAATGCGTACACCTTATTACTTTTTCCATGTATGCCATCCCCTAACACATCAAAGGAGCATTGCATATTCAATGTAAAGATCATTTCTTTTTATTGTTGTACGAATATTGGATGCTTAATTGTTGGCCCTTTTGAAAGATCCGGCTTAGTGGGTTAAATATTGGTTAGAAAGGGGACTCTCTCATATTTCTCAACTAAATTTTCAGGGCTCTGAAGCTTGTGACACGTCATGGGTAATAGTGAAGGAGAGAAACCTGCAAACACCGAGAAAGCAGCGTCTCCTCCTCGGGTGAGTTATGGAGTCTTGGTTGAGAGTAATTTTGTTTGTGATGTTTATACTATGGTTGTGTTGTATATATACCATTGTGGGATGAATTTCTTTCCTTATTTTCCTTATGTTGTTTGAAATTACAGGAACAAAGCGGCGTTCATGTTTATCCTGATTGGGCAACTGTCCAGGTTTAGGCCGCtctctcttttatttattttgcttcTTCTATAAATTAGAAGAAAATCTGTTGGGCATTCGAATTTCTGGGAACTAGTAGGCTAGTAGCTATGctgattttattatattttttatgtttCGCCATTGTAGGCATATTATGGTTCAGGAGCTTTGCCACCACCTTACTATAATCCAGCTGCTGCATCTGGACATGCTGTTCAACCGTATATGTGGCCACCACCTCAGGTAATTACATGCTTTCCCATAATTAGTcagaattttttttgaatttttttatcaaTTTCTTTTTTCTCCTTTTATGATGAGttatattcacctgattttcacttatttgaacttaagtGAACTTGTTTAAACTTTATATAAACCTATCCGAACTTATAGgaacttattttagttgtaaATTGAACTTGCGTAACCCATATCTTTCCAGAACTTGTATTATcgaaatttatctgaacttatccttgaaacaaggtgaacagaacaggcCTTAATATAAACGAGGAATCCCAAATCTTTGTAAATATAATTCTTAGTTATTCATCACTTGTTTGTCTTTTGCTGTCTTGTTGAATTTGGTCAGATGATGGCTCCTTATGGAACTCCTTATGCAATGTATCCACACGGAGGAATGTATGGGCCTTCTGCTGCACCTGTTGTAAGTTTGTTTATTACTGCAAACTACATAATCACCCACACATTACAGATATTTTAAGTTATATTTACATAATATGCATCTTGTTTAACAACCTTGATTTGCGTATGTTGAAAATCTTTGGGTAAATGTGCTaatctaaaaacaaaaaaaggatCATATTCCTCTGTGGGAATTTACAAAATCATCATAGACATTAAGTTTTGTTCGTTTCTTTCATCACTTGATAAATCTTGCCCAAATTATCCATATTGATATTCTTGTACGGCATCTATATGTTTTTTCCTGATTAAGAGCAGTGAACTGCTTGATTTGTATCTTCAGAAAACTGAATCAGGAATACCACATGGATGATGCTACTGTATCTTAGTGTATGCAGGTTCCAGCTCCCTTAAGTTTAGAAACACCAGCAAAATCCTCTGGAAAAGATAGTGGGTCAGGAAAGACTGCTAAAGAATCTGATGTTCATGCAGCATTAGGCAACGGAAATGCCAATGCTGAGAGTGCTGGGGATGGAGGTGCCCGTGGCCAGTCACAGAGGTTCGCCCTCAAATATTTAGTTGAGTTGCATTTTTCTGCATGAATCTTGAATAGATTTCAGAACTGTTCTCACCTTTTCCTGGTATGAACAATTTTAAGTATATAATCcttttttaaaataaagaaaaccCTTCTCTTAAAAGGAAAGAAGAGCTAATTAGACCTTCAGGTTGCCCCACCAACAAGATAAACGATTTGATTTTCTCCCTAAGAAAAAaccatactccctccgttccgaaATAAGTGTCCATAATTCTAAATCGGGCGTTCCCTAATATGTGTTcactttctatttttggacattcactttttccacttttccatacaccgTGATcgctttttcttacacattctacacttttccatctccacatccacttttatttgtattttatcaataaacaattatctactttatcctttCCCTAAAAAAACACTCCCAAATCCCAATCGTTGTTTTTCTTACACACTTTTCATTTTCTTACGCACTTTTCATTAATTTTGGTAGTCCATTTCCTTGTTTCATAGTATCCATACTTGCTTTTAGTGCTGTTTTACTGAATCTTCCTTGAAAGTTCTTTTTCTTTAGTGAAGAACTCACCAGTATATGGGGTGTATTCTGAGCAAGACTGCAAGAGTTTTCTTAAATGGGTTTATAGCTAAGTTAGTTAATTCAATAAATGAATAATTAACTAGCATTTTTTAGCTGATAGCCTTATCCATGATTAGTAAACAATTGTATAGTTTAGGTTTATGTGTGTCTACACCTTGCACCACTGCATGTATTTCTTCTTAACTTAGACTATCATGTTTCTGGATCTTAGTTGAAGAACCCTAAATTTGTTTTCTCTTGCTTCTTTGACTTAAGGTTTAGTGAGGTTGCAGGGAGAGTGATAAAACACTATTCTACTGTCCAATTCTGTCGTGACCTTTCTTATTAATGTTTTTTCCTCTCGACTAAAGATAAATTAATACTTTTTTTATCATCATGTTTGATAAATTAATACTTTTTTTATCATCATGTTTGATGTATAGCACGGATTGTGGAACTGAAGGTTCTTGTGAGAGAAGTTATGACAGTTCAGCAAGAGTAAGAGCACATCTTCTCTTAGTAGATTTCTTGACGTCATTGATAAACGCGGCTTTGAACTGATATTTTTGATTCTATTCCAGGAGGACAATAGTAGTAGAAGTTGTAATGGGGTGATGGATACAGGTACAAATGCATTCTAACTTCTATTTTTCTGTGTCTCTGCGAAGTCGATAAAAGTGATCTGACTAACTACGTAATTAGTCTACCTATCATTAGAGTAGATAATCATTTGAAGATTAACATAAACTAGTCTTTTGTCTCAATAAAAATGTGATTAGTTTCCTATGTACTAGCTGTGAGGTATTAATGCTCaagagctgtcaaaacaggtcatTGAGTCGGGTCAGGTTATCTCTGGTCTTGGGTCATGATCAGGGGTCGTGTCGAGTCACTTTATTACTCGGGTGCaggtcgggttcggtcgggttttttCCCATCTGGGTAgaagtcgggttcgggtcgagtcATGATCGGGTTGGGTTCAATTTCGGGTTAGGGTATTATATAATCGAGTTTTTAGCAGTTAATCTCGGATTCGGGGACAAGTTCAGATCGGATAATTTTCAGGTCGGTTAAAGTTCAGGTCGCGTTCACTCTCGGATACGGGTTAAGATCGAGTCAATAACTGATTTGGTAAAAATATTCAAGCGTAAAATATTTACTCCACATGTCGAGTCACTAACATGTTATATGGTAAAAATCTGGTTAAGTTCATTGTCGGGTCGGGTATCGAATCGTGTTCGGATCATTGTTTGTTCGGGTCAGTTTGACTATCAGTCATCTTTCGTTCGGGTGTCGGGTCCCCGGTCAtacaacatcgggttaaaatcggttatcggtATTTTCGGGTTTGGTACAGGTCAGATTACGGGTTACCTATTTTACCAAAATTTCGGGTCGTGGCCGGTTACGGGTTtggtcggttcaggtcgggtcagtttttgacagctctaactCAAGCTTATTATATTCTGACATTTTGTTATTGCTATTGACTTATAATATGAAGTACCAGAGTTTCTCAGGTGTTTTAGTTTCAAATGCAGTGAGTTTTTTGTGCCTGAGCCACATACTTTCTATTGCTGACTAATTTTACTGGTGATCTACGTGTGTTAAAGGCACGTGTAACATGCAGATGAACGGTGTAGTTCCAGGCATACCAATGGCTTCTGTGAATCCCGTGGGAAACTCTCCTATGCCTACTCCGGATATGAATCACCGTCCTGGTGCAGGAACCAATGCAAACGGAGTTCGTGGTGCACCCAGACAGGTCCTGCACAATAATTGTGAATTAAAAGGGTCCTTTTTTTATTGAATACACAAGTTTAGGCTTTgttctatttgacttattttgtgtgaacttatattatctaaacttatctgaacttattttatctgaaaaacttattttgactgaatatAAACTTACTTGTGTGTTAAAATGTTTGAAAAAACTTATgtgaaattaaataagtcaaaataagtcgcaCAAAAAGTGAACTTCTTGAATCCATCAGCTTGGAAAGGCATGTTTTATTTGGTTTCATGCTTGCAGTTCTGATGTAAGCTTGAGATAATGTGTAATGTGGAAGTCAGTTCATATATGGAGCATTGACTGTAGAAATGGCAAAGAACTTTGCAGAAGTTGTTGACACTGTTGCTTTAATATTTTCTTAGGATGAAAGGGAGGTAAAACGGGAAAAGAGGAAGCAATCCAACCGAGAATCTGCCAGAAGATCGAGGTTAAGGAAAcaggtaaaaaaaaaagatcaaTAAACAAATTTCTGATTTCCATCTTTTACTTATCTTAGTACTATTTATCCCTTCAATCTTGTCAATATTACTTCTGCAGGCTGAAATGGAAGAGCTGGGTAAAAAAGTTGATTCTTTGAATGTTGAGAATATGGCCCTTAGATCTGAAATTAATAAGTTAGTGGAAGATTCAGAGAAACTAAGATCTGAAAATGCTGCATTAATGGTAATTCCCTTCATCATTTGCCGTCTTTTTCTGTCCGTAGCCTTGGAAAAAAATTCACCATGCATTCAGTAATGCATAACCTTAGAAACAATTTTGTTTGGTAggatgtaaaacattttcatggaaaacgttttttccttttcaatcattttacgttatTTGGCTTAGCCAGGGATGGAAACAATTTTTcataactccctcaaaggtggaaaaatattttccatttgATAGGATGGAAAACCACTTTTCCATCTTTCCTCCTTATCTCCATCTTCCTTCTTCCCATTAATCTTCACCTATTTTctccatttttctttttctattaaggaaccaaacaaaggaaaactagtttggattTGCGTTTTTCCTATTTTTCACTGAcaacgttttacaccaaaccaaacggaaCCTAAAGGCGAACTACTTAAACGTCAAGAATACGTCGACATAATTTTGTCTGCTGTTTTTCAATGTTGCTGCAGGGCAAGTTGGGTAATATACAAGGACAAGGAGATGAGACGGGAACAGAAAATAGGACAGAAAATCAAGAAACATCACATATTAACACCGAGAATTTGCTATCTAGAGTAAACAACTCGGTCTCTGACGGAGTGCATGAGCAACACGAAGAAAAATGAGAAACCCGTGGACGTCTAAATAACTCTCAGTCtactcggattttaattttttggacGCAGAGATCTCGTGGATATAGGCTGACCGAAACAACAGTTTTTTGTTGCACGTGTCCCAGGCATTGTGACCTTAATTTACGGCTAACAGGTGCCCCCGCTAAAATAGTCGGTAGCAGCAGCAGCATGGACAGGTTTTTAGAGTTTGTGTAGTAACCTATACATTGTAGTCATGTGACTCATGTTGTGTGTTATATGTAAACAAAGTTGTATCCTGATTGAACCAATTCTGGTGTATCTGAATAATTCTATCATGCTCTTGTTTTCAGAAAATTGTTGGTAATTGTTTGGATTTTCCGGTTACCGAATTGTATCTGAGAAGTGAAGTTTACTGATCTAATGTTAGAAGTAATGTATGGTTTGTCATGGAAAACGTTCGAAGTGATGGAATAAGCAACCGGTTGTACTTAGAAAATCGCCAGGGTTACGTGGTGCACATTTTATTTTGTCAAGGGAAGGGATTTGCCATATTATTTGTCCTCCTCGAATGTTCCTTGGCAACTGTGTGCGAATTTACCAAAATGCCTGTGAATATATGATTGAGGTCATGGTGGGCGTGGCCGACCATGATCTACACTTCATAGGGCATCATACTTGAGTTAATCTCacctgaattgaactgaatgaaTATGAATTGAACCGAA
This genomic stretch from Spinacia oleracea cultivar Varoflay chromosome 3, BTI_SOV_V1, whole genome shotgun sequence harbors:
- the LOC110779939 gene encoding common plant regulatory factor 1 isoform X1, with the translated sequence MGNSEGEKPANTEKAASPPREQSGVHVYPDWATVQAYYGSGALPPPYYNPAAASGHAVQPYMWPPPQMMAPYGTPYAMYPHGGMYGPSAAPVCMQVPAPLSLETPAKSSGKDSGSGKTAKESDVHAALGNGNANAESAGDGGARGQSQSTDCGTEGSCERSYDSSAREDNSSRSCNGVMDTGTCNMQMNGVVPGIPMASVNPVGNSPMPTPDMNHRPGAGTNANGVRGAPRQDEREVKREKRKQSNRESARRSRLRKQAEMEELGKKVDSLNVENMALRSEINKLVEDSEKLRSENAALMGKLGNIQGQGDETGTENRTENQETSHINTENLLSRVNNSVSDGVHEQHEEK
- the LOC110779939 gene encoding common plant regulatory factor 1 isoform X2 translates to MGNSEGEKPANTEKAASPPREQSGVHVYPDWATVQAYYGSGALPPPYYNPAAASGHAVQPYMWPPPQMMAPYGTPYAMYPHGGMYGPSAAPVVPAPLSLETPAKSSGKDSGSGKTAKESDVHAALGNGNANAESAGDGGARGQSQSTDCGTEGSCERSYDSSAREDNSSRSCNGVMDTGTCNMQMNGVVPGIPMASVNPVGNSPMPTPDMNHRPGAGTNANGVRGAPRQDEREVKREKRKQSNRESARRSRLRKQAEMEELGKKVDSLNVENMALRSEINKLVEDSEKLRSENAALMGKLGNIQGQGDETGTENRTENQETSHINTENLLSRVNNSVSDGVHEQHEEK